The sequence GAAGCTATTTCCGGGAACAGTAAAATTACCAATAAAATTAGTAAGTTTATTTTAGCTTTGTTTTTCATTGTGAATGTACTCCAACATGTATTTTTGCTTTATCGGGTCGTAGCCGGATACCGTTGCCACTTGGGTGACCGCGCGGCCTGTCCGTGTGCGGCAAATGAAAATTATGAAGTCCACGGCAGAGCCGATCAGATGCGGCATGGGAGATTTTGAAGCCTCGGAAATAAGCTGCTCAATGCGGAAGAGTCCTTCCGCCGCAGAGTTGGCGTGAACCGTTGCTATTCCGCCGGGGTGGCCTGTGTTCCACGCCTTGAGCAGATCCAGAGCTTCCCCACCGCGGACCTCGCCCACGAGTATCCGGTCCGGGCGCAGTCTCATTGTCGCCCGGACCAATGTCTGGATGGAGGTGTGTTTGGAGGCCCGGAGAAAAAGCGTGTTCTGGGATTGGCTTTGCAGCTCCGCAGTATCTTCAATGATGATTAGGCGTGCGTCCGGCTCAATTTCAGAAATCGAATTGATGACTCCATTGACCAGAGTCGTTTTTCCGGAACCGGTTCCGCCCACCACTACAATGTTCTTTTTCGCAGTTACAGCACTCTTTATTGAGTCCATGACTTCCATGGTCATGATTTCATTTTCCACATAATC comes from Marinifilum sp. JC120 and encodes:
- the trbB gene encoding P-type conjugative transfer ATPase TrbB, producing the protein LEDPDVVEIMVNPDGKLWIEKLGEEMKEVGDIQPSQTRMIISLVASSLETTVTKESPIVEGELPIDGSRFEGLFPPIVKAASFTIRKKASKVFPLEDYVENEIMTMEVMDSIKSAVTAKKNIVVVGGTGSGKTTLVNGVINSISEIEPDARLIIIEDTAELQSQSQNTLFLRASKHTSIQTLVRATMRLRPDRILVGEVRGGEALDLLKAWNTGHPGGIATVHANSAAEGLFRIEQLISEASKSPMPHLIGSAVDFIIFICRTRTGRAVTQVATVSGYDPIKQKYMLEYIHNEKQS